In Shewanella sp. GD04112, the sequence GCTCGGACATTGTGGTCAATTTTGTTCAGTGTTTCGTGCAGAACATCCATTAAAGCGGCGAGATTTTCTTTAAAATCGAGATCTTCACGCTCGTATATCCCAGCCTTTGAGATGAAGTAATCATATAAGCGTTTGATTTGCTCGTAGATGCTGTCCAAATCGGGTTGGCCAACCTCCCGGATTCGTTTAGAGTCTAAATTCTGAATGGTTTGCAACAGCCCTCGCTGCAATGCAAACTGGCCACGCTGATCATCGACAAAACTAAGTAAGCAGCACTCATTCATGTTTTTAATCGATAGCGCCGCTCTGATACGCTGGCAATCCTGTTTACTCAACTCCTTTCTGTTCAGATAAGATTCGATAACATTCTCATAAGCTGAAACCTGAAATCCGATTACCGTTTTACTGCTGCCTGTGTAATGGTCCAGCATCGTGAAAAAGATCTCGACATGCTGGAAGATAATGACAAGTGTATTTTGTGCGTTCGTATCCATTATCAGGCACTCATCATGGCTTCATCTACGTTTTCTAATTCAGACTCAAATTCCATATTTTCCAGCCGCTCCTCCATGCCAGGGTAATAAATGGCTTCAGCTTTATTTAGTACGCCTACATCAGAGGCTTTGAAAAGAGAAAGGTCGTGATAGGTATCGAGGACGCTGGCGATTAGGCCATTTTGCTCAGGGTTTGCCACAAAAAGATAGAGATTATGTTCTTCCATAACCTTCAGGATCTCCTGAAAATTTTTCTCATCAAGACTACCAATCTCATCAAACACAACAGGCATGCTTAAACTCAAATCGTCTGGAACCAGTCGCTGTAACAACAGTGCGAGTAGCACACTGTTTATCATGCAGTTTGTCCCATTTGACTGCGGCGTGTCCTCTACAGTGTCGTTACGTACAAATTGGTACCGCACTTTTTCAATGATTTTGTCGATTTCAACCTTGCCGGTCTGTTTGTTATAAAAATTATTTTGGAAGTTGCTAATTTGGACATAGAACGACTCTGACAGTAGCTCATCTATTCTGTTGCCTATACGATTGAGTGTGCGAGTCATATCAACGTATTGAGCGTGAAGTTCAGGAACGAGCATAACGGAAGACAGATTTGATATTTTGTAGCCTTTTATCTCATCGTTAATGTTGCTGATGAAGTTGGTAATAATGCCTTCTACATTCTCAATAATGCGAGCTGCAGCGGCAGCAGTATTGTTGTGGTGAGATAACGTTTCCCTGTACTTAACTTTTGCCTGGTCAAGGTTCAGAAATACAGTTTGGAGCGCTCCATACATGTCTTCAAAAAACTGAGAGTTGGTGGTTATTTGGTGTCGCTCCTCTGGTGTAGCCGGGATAATTTGATACTGAAGAAGAAAATTCATCGTATCAATACACTCTTGCCGAACTTCCCCGACCAAAGATAACTGGGTCTTCAATGACTGAACTGACACCGCTATCTGATTTATAGGTTGGCTGATGACCTCTGAATGACGAGTCTCGAGCTTTGCTTGCTCCAGATTAAGTATTCGGCCGGAATTGCTCTCTAAATCCTCCAGACGACTAATTTGATTATTGAGCTCTCTGAGCGGGTTTCCCACCGATGTAAGTTCTTCATTTGCCAAGTTGTATCGCCGGCTTAGATTTTCGAATTTTTCACTAGCCGATTTAAACTCGCGAGTCGCTTTATCAAATTCTTCTTTCGACCGAATAACGTCTGATTCAGCTTTTGTCTTTTGAGTATTTAGTAGCTCAGTGCCTTGTAGATTTTGTTTCTGCAGACGCAGCTCCTCTAAATCTTCAGTGCATTCTTTTAGCTTTTCAGCCTGGCGTTCTTTTGACAACCTACAGTTTTGACTGATGGTCGCTCGTTGCTTTTCATCATGCTCAATCTTAGCTATCAGAACATCGATAACACTTTCCAATTCTCGTTTGATATCTGCATTATTGAATCGCTTCAAGTTAACGCCAGGCAGTATGGCGCCACAGAAATAGACTGCTTCAGCTTCAGAAGCAAATAGTGCTGCAAAAGATTGAATAACGGTTTTTTGTTCAGCGCTGGGTGTTATTTCCAACTTAGCAAAATTGTTATTAATACTCAGTAGAATCGATGCCGCGTCTGGGGTGATGGTATCGAGAAAGGATAATTTAGAGTCTATATTTTCAAGTGCCTTCCGACGTAACTCGAGCTCCTCCTTGTTGCGGTTTATCACAGATGTGAAATTTTTCATTCTCTCAATAGCTGCGGCTTGGTCTAGCAAGCTGGCGATTTCAGTTTCACAGTCTTTGATCTGTTCATCAAGCACCGCTAAAAGCGATTGATCATTTCGCGAATCTGCAGGGCAAAGAGGTAGAAGCTTACTACGACACTCTTCAACAATCTTTATAGCGGTGTCGATTTCGTGAAGCCTGTTGACTGCAGATTTATGATCGCTTTTAGCCTCAGATTCCATGCTCCTCAGACGATCATGTTCTGGTTTAAATGCCTGTAATTCCGCGTGTAAATCAGAAACAGACTTTTTAAGCGTCTCTTGTTTAGATGTCAAAGCGGTTTTGCTTAACTCTATCGACCATACAGTTTTGTTAAATGAATCTAGGAGGCTGCCGCGTAGCTGATAATATTTTGTTCGTGCTGACTGAAGTGTATCGAAAGTGCCTTTTTGCGACTCAACGAGTATAAGTCTCGCATCTTCTGTTTTCAGTGTTTGCCATTCATGAAGCTGACTATCCAAATCCAGTAAGATACCTTCACCATTATTTTTCTTCACTGCACTCATTCCTAAGCCGTCAAGAATTGAGCTTATAGCCTTAGGCAGGGATGTTGTAGAGGCATTACCCAGGCTAAATGCCATTCCCAATAAAGAACGAATGGTTTCAGTTCCACTTGTAGTAAAGCCTTTTGCCATCGGCAGCAGGCAGAAACGAGTGTCGTCGTCCTGATTAGTTGCTCTGCTGTATATTGCGTCACCAATAGTTTTACGGTCGTTAAACACTTTTGCTTTGAAGTTTGAAACCAACTGCTTCTTTATAGCAGCTATTCCTATGCCTGAGTGCAGGGTGCCGGCTGATTCGTTTAATTCGGAATCTGCATTCCAGAACAGGTGTTCGATTGAATTATATTCCTCTGGAACGGCGATTCGCTCATAACCAAGATCAGTGGTCCTGTGAAGAATCCAACAAAATCTGCCTCTGGGATTGGAGGCGCTGCATATGATGTAAGACTCAGACCCAGGAAAGTAATAAGTATATGACGATAGATCCTGATAAAACGTTCCTCCCGACTGGAATCCAAATTTGTCTTTTTGCTTTTTGAAAGAGGTTTCCGGAAGTAAGAATAACTTTAAGGCTGAAAGAGAGGACGTCTTACCGCTGTTGTTGTCAGATATTAGCGCAGCATGATGGTCAACTGGCAATCGAACATAATAGTTCGACCCACTGTTAATAAAAATGAGCTCGTGGATTTGATATTCGCTGGAAAAGCCCAGCTCGAAGGTATTATCCAAGTTATGCACGGTAGCTTTCCTGTTCAAGAGTTGTTTTGTAATAGCGAATAGCCGATATGATCCTGTCGGTTTTTGTCGATATCCCATAAACATGAGCCAAGCTTTCCAGCTCTGCTTGAGTAGCAATGCGTTTAGATCGCTTTAATCTACATTCCAGATCTGATGGTATTAGATAATGCGTTTGTTCAGCTGATAGTCCGCCAGCTAAGAGGTTAGCAAAAATCCGTAAGCCACCGAAGTCTACATCGAACAGACAGTATATTTGCCCGGTAGCAGCTTTGAGATAAGGGAGGATACGTTTGTTTGAAATGCTATTTCCAGATCCGAATACGAACTCGATGTCAGTTATTGGGCAATCGGTACCACAAAATTTATCAACAAACTGGAATGTGTCCTCTTTATTTAAAAAACACTCTTCGTTTTCAATGATCAGCACATTCGGTTTCGCAGGAAATTGAGCTTGGGTGTCATCGTTGAAAACGCATACCTTGGGTGACTCTTCACCAGCAGCCCAAGTAATCAACATAGCCCCTTTTACTGACACTGCATGGCTATTGCCGGCAACACTTGCAGAGGTGCGGTCGTTGTTTCTAGGTTTATTAAGTAGAGAGCTGATTTCTGTATAGGCGTAATCATCACGGACAGTTACTTGATATGTATCGCTTCCGTATGGGAGCACATCGAACGCCTGATTTAGCAAAGCAGAGGGAATGCCAGTTTTGACTAGGGCTCGCTCTATTTTTTTCCAATTGACCGGATTACCTGCTTCGATCTGCTTCAAAAACTTCTTTACTGCTGGTGTCATCACCGTTCACACTCATTCTATATATCATTTGATACATAGCAATCCTAGTATTTTGATTGTTAAGTGTCAATATGTCATGATTTTTCGTGCTATATATGTATCAAAAGATACTAAAGAATGGTAATATCTTTAGAAGGACTGGCCGTAACTAACTTATCTGGAACAACTGTGCGGAGCTTAATTGAGTCGTTATGACAACAACTAAAGAACTTGATCCTGTTTTAGCTGAGCGATACAGGTTTATAGATTTCCTACTGCTGTTCAAAGGTCAGCTAACTCGTGCAGAGCTGGTTAAACGATTCAGCATTGGTGAAGCTACAGCAAGTAGAACTATAGCCTCCTTTTTGGAAAAGTATCCTGAAGAGACGGAGTATTTGGGGCCAAGGTATGGTTATAGAGCGAATCCATTCTATCAACATAAATATGAGCATAACGCAGTTACAGGACTGCAATACACAGCTTACGGCACTCTTACTCAAATACTAGATGTACAACGGTATGGAATAGTCATCAATAAGTTTGCCAAGCAACTTGATGTAGCTAATGTGGCGCCTGTTTGTAGAGCTATAGTAAATAACGCTAGTTTGCACATTCAGTATGCATCTACAACCTCTGGTATTAAAGATAGAGTGGTGACCCCCCATTCTATATTTGAGGCCGGAGGGTTTTGGTATTTCCGAGCATATGATAAGTCTGCATATGAGTTTCGAACGTTTAAACTCAGTCGAGTTATCAAAGTATTCCAATTACATCCTGACTCGTCCAACGATTATTCCAAGGCTCGTGACGATAGTTGGAACCGTCAAAGAATGGTAGAACTTATGGCACATCCGAGAAATCCGATCCCAGATGCACAATTATCTGATATAGGTATTAAAGACGGTGAGCACCGATCAATCCTTGTTTCGGAGGCTTTAATAGGTTTTGTACTTAATGATATGAGAGTGGATTGCTCTACAAGCCACAAACTCAACTTTATAGAGTATCCGTTGGCTCTAAAAAATCGTACTGAACTACTTTCTGTTGAGTCTATGCAGTTTGCTCCTGGCTTTACATCGAGCACTGATAATAGAAGCAGATTGTGAGTATTATTGAAAATAACTCTTCGTAGTAATTAATTGAGTCCAAAGTTTTTCTAAAGCAATACGAACGCTTGTTCCTAGCGCCGTTTATGACCAGTATTAACGAGCATAATTGACCAGAAAGTAACTGAATGATTTATTTAACTGCGTTTAGAATATTCCTTCTAAGTTATCTGTATCAACTCTAATGGGAGTACTGAAAGGAATCAGTACCACAAGGCTCTTCAAAAAATGCCCTCATGCTCGTAAAAGGCTATGGGCTAATTGTTTTGGGGCCAGAGGTTATTTTGTCGATAGACTAGAGGTTTATGAAGAAATTATTAGGCAATATGTAAGACCTTGAACAAGAAGAACAATTATCGCTGCAAATGATTCAGGGCAAATCAAAGGTTCCCTCTAAGAAAACGGCATCTTTACAACCTTACAACATAACTTGTATTGCAAAATTATCTGCGTCTTCTAATAAAAATACTTGGTAGATAAAGAAATGGAAATAAAATAGTGTAAACAGCAGCATATAATACACTATGTGTTTTTTTGGAAGCGTAATATTTACAATACCGGTGTTTTTCAAGATAGTTGTCACTCTTTGTTTAAATATTAAGCTGCATTTATTACGCCTTCTTCTGGTGCCTTATCTGGGTTGAGTGTTACAGCGCCAACCGCTTCACAATTTCTGATCTCTGTAGACCAACGCATCGGTTTTCTTTCCTTCGCCGCCTCAAGCACTTTCTTGCGCTTCGCTAAAATAGCGCCATCTTGCAGTGCATGACGTTGCCCTGGTGAGACAAAATTTAGCTGGCTGTGTTTATGCTCATCGTTGTACCAGGTTACAAACTTTTCCACCCATTCTCTTGCTGTTGCTAAGCAGCTAAAACCTGATGCCGGCCACTGTGGGCGGTATTTCAACGTTTTAAATAACGACTCTGAAAAGGGGTTGTCATTACTCACCCGCGGCCGACTTAATGATGCCGTAATACCAAGCTCTTCCAGCTTGGCTTTCATGGTCAGTGACTTCATCGGCGCCCCATTATCAGAATGCAGCACTAATGGCGTGTTAAAGCATTGCTCGCGTAACAGACAGCGTTGGATTAGCGCAGCGGCATATTCCCCACTTTCTTGCTCATGAACTTCGTAACCCACTATTTTTCTACTGTAAATATCTTCAAACAGGTACAAATAGTAGAACTGGCCTTTGACGATTGAGGCTAAATAAGTGATGTCCCATGACCACACTTGATTCGGCCCATCTGCCCGATAACTCAACGGTTTGCTTCGATTGACCGCAGCCTGAGTGCGGCCACGATGGTTAAGTTGACCATGAGCATTTAACACTCTGTAGAAGCTGGATTCCGAGGCGATATAAATCCCGTTATCTAATAATGTTGGCACAATTTGCGACGGGGGTAAGCTGGCGTACTCCGCTTGATTGCACACACTTAATATCTGTTGTCGCTCATGTTCTTCGAGTTTATTTGCTGGCTCTGGTCGAGCTGCTGTTGGCCTTAAATCAGCTTGCACTTGACCTTCTCGATACCAACGTCGATAGGTACGCTTACTGAGGCCCGTTTCAGCACAAGCCTTATAAAGGCGAGCACCATTGGTATAGGCCTCTTGGATTAAGGCAATCAATGCTATGCGCTCAGGCAAGGGGGTTAGCTCTCCTCGCTGTCGTCCCCCCAGAGCGCATTGAGCTTTTTTCTGAGCACCAGTAACGCAGCAGCTTCAGCCAGCGCTTTCTCCTTATAGCGCAATTCCCGTTGCAGCGATTTGATTTCGGCTTTGTCAGCCTTAGCCTGCTGTTTAATGGTTTTAGTTTGTACTTCTGAGGTTTGAAAACCAGCTAAACAATCCTGTTTCCACTGCTGTACTTGCTCGCGGAACAAGCCCTTTTCACGGCAATACTGGTTTATCTCCGCTTCCGACAGCGGCGCTGTTTCAATAATCACGGCAAGTTTTGCTTCAGCCGACCAATCATCGGCTGTTAATGTTTTACCTGGCACGGGGCGACCTTCTTTTCTGGCAATATCTCGCCAATGATACAAGGTTTGCACCGCGATGCCTTCTTCCCGAGCGACCTCTGCGACCGTTAAGTTGTGAGGAGGTAATAATTTTTTAAGGATCGCTTCTTTACGTTCTGGTGAATACCGAGCCATATCGTTCTCTTTTGCCGCACCCTGTCTTTAAACATAATGATTATTTAGGGGTGACAACAATCCTGACACAGGGGGATACCCCCAATAACCTATCGTCGTAAAAGTAAACGAAACGGAGGCCGTCACAAGATAGTTGATCGATGAGATGACATCTGACTCTTGAATCGCAAGCCAGGCAAAACCTAGCATACAAGATGAGATGATCACACAAGGCAACGCATGGGCCCAAAACGCATTCAACGATGTTTTATCCATTAAAAAACCTCCCGATCACAATTCATTCTTCTCTAATCATTGAAAAGCCATGCTTAATTCCACTAAGACACTCTCTTTCTATATGCTTTTCACTACCGGCTAATGAGGCAATAGCTATACCTACCTCATTAGCCAAATCACATACATCAATATCCTTTTTAGGAAGGTCGTTTAAGGCTGTCATTAGCTTAGTAATAAACATTTCAACATCAACTCGATTTGATAGTGCGCCTTGTTCACGCAAGTAAGCATCAAGAACGGTAGGATCGGCGAGCGCAGCAGCTTTAACTTCTGCAAATGGAATTCCTTTAACTTTGTTATTCACAATTCACCTCCTTGATTTTAAACATTTTCAAAATGTTTAGGTTGCTAGATAGCGGGCTCACTAGGAAGGAGTCGAGCACCAGAATAGAGCTAATATATCCAAGAAAATAAGGTTGTCTGATTTATCTGGGGTGGCCTACTTTACACATTGAGACCCAGCATTATGTTCCCAGAGATGGCTATTATACTTGGTAAAGTTAACCGCATGGTTGCTCAACCTATAAGAGCAATAAGTTTACCGGGTTAGTAGCAAATCACATTATTGTCTAACGAAATCAATTTGTTGCCTGTAGCACATAAAACTAAAGCCCTTGATTCGGTTTTGTTGAGTAAGAGCTATTCCTTGAACCCTTTGTATAAGATCACTCCGGATGCGATAACTAAACCGAGTGTCACGAACATAATTAAGATAGACCATAGTTGTAGCTCACTCATCATATACCTCAGCCATTTTATGTTCTTCCGCGATATTGATGTTAACAATCCTCCAATGAAGGAGCAACCTAAATACCGTTACTATAGTAAACCGCCAAGACCCCCTAATCTAACTAAAAGGTATTTAGGAAATCAGTGGCTATAGACAGCTAAACCATGCCTTGCTAGTCTTTTAAACTAAAAAGTTAAATTGGGCATTGGGTTCATTTGTTATTGTTTTTTGTAAAGAAAATCAGGTGATATTTTCTATGATTTCGAGTCAAAAAAGACTATCTATACAAAAATATAAAATATTTGTAATGAATTATAAGCATCTAAACTATCTATAGAGCCTGTTATAGCTAGGTACACACTCACTCACCCACCAAAGAGAATGCATTTTTAGTAAATATAATGTGAGTTTAAGGAAAAGGTCTATCCCGAAGAGTAAGGGCGCTACAAGGCTGTCGTTAAGTGCTTTCACTAACGGAATGAGTAAGTAACAAGGGATTTTAGGCTAGAGAATACTTTCAGGCTAGTTAAGATTTTGCTGAAAGCCCTTCGTTATTAGCGCTGTCATTAGCACAGTTCTTAGCACTATTGATATTAACCTTGTGGTGCAGGTTAATCGTTTTGCTGAGCGGCTTTTTGCTGCAATAGGGCGAGCAATTCTTCATATTTGGGTCCCTGGCCAAACTGGGGTAGCGCTACCGCAAACACCACCAGCGCAAAGGCAATATAAATCGCGTACGGATGGTTCCAAAATCCTGCCAGCAACGTAAGCGTGCCTAAGATAAGCAACATAATCACCCCAACACGCACTCGCTGCGCCATCTGCACTTTTTGTTTCGCGGCAGCGATTAACGCGAGTTCCGTTTGAGTAAATGCCATATCCAATCCTTTGCAGTAAACCTATCCGATAAAAATAACCCTCAAGCACAGTTTGCACCTGAGGGCGGTTTTACTGCAAACAATTTGCTAGCGGTATTACTGAACTAACACTGCCTCGGGGATAGGCCATTGGCTGACTAACCATTCGCCCTGCCAATTTTGAATCGACACCCACAGGCTGTCCGTTGCCGCTAACTTAGCGCCGGTTATCGCATGCACATGCTGGCCATGTTTGCTGCCATGCAACACACCATTTTCGCCTTTTTGCAGGACTTCTAATGGCAAGGCCTCTGGGCCGATATTGGCATAACCTTGGCGAATATGGGCGACATCACCCTGTTCAAAGATCAACATAAAATCTTTTACGTAATCATCGTGGTGTTTGTAAGGCGCCTTTAAATCTAAGGGCATTGGCGCGATTTTAAATTCACCAAGCTGCTGGCTCGGCCAAGCGGGCGGAAAGCTTGGGCTAAGCGACTGATAGAGAAACACAAAGGGTAAAATCAAAATCAAGCCACTGAGCTTATATTTATGCTTTAGCCAAAATACCGATGATGCCATTAGCGAGCCTCCCCTATCATATCTGCGGCTAAGTCTTTGGTTTCGGCCTGTTTAAAGGCGCGGACATGGCGCAATCCCCACATCATAAAACCAGTGATCGACATCCCAGAAAGCACCAGTCCAAAGAAGAACCAAATCAATTTAGTCCAAATACCAGCTAAGGTGCCGTAATGCAGCGGATCGGCAATATGCATTAAGGTTTGCATACCTGTCATGGTTTCTGGCGAGGTAGCACTGGCAATTTCACCAGTCCATGGATTAATGCTGAGACTATAGGAATATTGATCGTAAAAAATATGATCGCCACTACCACTTAAATGGTACATATCCCGTTGATGTTCAGGCAGCATCACATAGCTTGGTTGAAAATCGGGGAAACGCTGCTTGGCTAAACTTAAGGCCTCAGTAAAAGAGACATTCGCGCTTGGCAGTTGCGTATCGCCAGCTTGCATCAAAGGCACTTGCTCGGCGGCAATCATAGGCGCATGGGATTCAATATCGATATCGGCATGCCAAAAGATGGCTTGGACTAAATACCACAGCCCTGTGAGGCTCATAATCGCGATAAACCAAATCGACCAGACGCCGGATAATTTATGCAGATCCGACAATAGAGTCTTCTTCCCTTGGGTGAGTCTAAGTTTTGGTGCAAAAAAGCTGCGCCAAAAACGTTTATAAACGATGAGTCCCGTTATCAATGAGGCAAGCATCAAAAGTGCCATAGAGCACACAAGGTAATAGCCCACGCTATAACCGCTCTGCCAGGGGAACAACAACCAACCATGTAATGAGCGCATAAAACCGATAAAGGTTAACCCTTCATTGATCTGCTGGATCTCGCCCGTATATTGATTCACATAGGCGATGGCATAGGGTTTATCGGCATCGGTAAAGGTAATGGCATTGACTAAATAAGGCTCAAGGGTCATTGCCCCCATCACTTGCGCATTTGGATACGCCTTTTCGACCACCAGCATCAACTCGTCAACGGGTTTTGCGGGTAATTCGTTAGGATTAGTCGCACGAGCCGCTGGATTGGTCAGCCAAGTCAACTCATGACTCAACACGGCCACAGTGCCCGTTAAACAGATAAAACTGAATAAAATCCAGATGGGCAAAGATACCCAACCGTGTAACATAAACCAGAAGCGATTACTTATTTTCGCCATGGGGGATTGTTTCCTACCTCTTTTAGAATCACAACAGTGTAAAGGTAATGCGAATTGTTATCAATACAGCATATTGATAATACGATAGGTTTATAAGATTTGTCACAAATTAGGCCGAGTTGCGCAATAGCTCGCAACTCGAATGCGGTCGATAATGCTTAAAGAACCCATCGATTAGGCTAAACCAGAGAGTGATTTCACTATGCATAAGGTATTCGCTACCCTCGTTCTTTTAACGTATAGCTTCATTGTTCAAGCCAATTCGATCAGTGTTGAGCGAGTCTCTGAACAAGTACATCTTTTAAAAGGCATAGATTACGGCACCAATATTGGACTGATATTGACGCAGGATGGTTTAGTGCTTATCGATCCTATGCCTGGGGATGAACACTTAGGTGCTCTGGATGATGCGATTCAATCTCTCTATGTCAAACCCGTTAAATTCATCTTAAATACCCATGAACACGCCGATCATACCGGCGGTAATCAGCACTTTATCCAACAGGGTGCGAGCCTAGTGCCAACGCAAGACACAGTTCCATCGCAAAACGTATCTTCACTAAAAGTACCGTTGCAAAATACAGCCCAGATGCAGAACACGGTGGCAGCGCAAAAAACTGTGCCAATGCAACCCGTGATAACCGATATATTGGCCACCCAAGTATCATCCCATTCATCAGCTGACTGGATTTATTTTCATCCATGGAGCAACAGCCTGTTTGTCGGCGATATTGTCGATAACAGCTGGCATCCGACTTTTTATGCTGGTGGTATTAGCGGATTTAATGCCGCCATCAACCATATTTTAGCCATAGGTAATGAGGACAGCCTTATCGTACCTGGCCATGGTAAGCCAAGTAGTAAGGCATCCCTGCGCCGCTTTCAGCAAAACACCAATGACTGGGTGCAACATATCGAGTCGCTAATTGACTCAGGCAAGAGTGTGGAACAGATAACCCAACATCCACAGATCGCAGAGCGGGTTGCGCGCTTTAATCAGGAGGGCAAATCCCCTTTTCTGCCGCCAAAAGCCTTGAGGAAATTTATCGAACGTACCATTGCCGTGATAGAAAAAGAACGTCAAACATCGGGAAAATAACGGATAAATACTATTTTGAGGACGAAAGTTCATAGCTAGAGTTTACAAAACAAAGGCTCCAACGGCTTAGCGGGCAATACTATTCGCAGCTCAATAGCCCTCAATCCTAAATACATCAACCTACGCTTGAGGAGATTAACCAGGGAGAAAAGCCGAAACAAAAACGGTCTAACGTACTGTTATTATGAAATTTTATCAATTAGCTTGCCTGTCGCTTCGGGGGAATAATTCTTTAGTCAAAACAGAAGATCCGCTACAATACCCATCTTTGTTTTAGAGAGTCCTTGCGAGTATGTCCTATCCACAGCCCTTAGCCGATGCGCCTCAGTCCCATACGCATATGCACCGTCAATTGGCTGAGCCACAACCTAGGATTTGCCT encodes:
- a CDS encoding MBL fold metallo-hydrolase, with product MHKVFATLVLLTYSFIVQANSISVERVSEQVHLLKGIDYGTNIGLILTQDGLVLIDPMPGDEHLGALDDAIQSLYVKPVKFILNTHEHADHTGGNQHFIQQGASLVPTQDTVPSQNVSSLKVPLQNTAQMQNTVAAQKTVPMQPVITDILATQVSSHSSADWIYFHPWSNSLFVGDIVDNSWHPTFYAGGISGFNAAINHILAIGNEDSLIVPGHGKPSSKASLRRFQQNTNDWVQHIESLIDSGKSVEQITQHPQIAERVARFNQEGKSPFLPPKALRKFIERTIAVIEKERQTSGK
- a CDS encoding PepSY-associated TM helix domain-containing protein, producing the protein MAKISNRFWFMLHGWVSLPIWILFSFICLTGTVAVLSHELTWLTNPAARATNPNELPAKPVDELMLVVEKAYPNAQVMGAMTLEPYLVNAITFTDADKPYAIAYVNQYTGEIQQINEGLTFIGFMRSLHGWLLFPWQSGYSVGYYLVCSMALLMLASLITGLIVYKRFWRSFFAPKLRLTQGKKTLLSDLHKLSGVWSIWFIAIMSLTGLWYLVQAIFWHADIDIESHAPMIAAEQVPLMQAGDTQLPSANVSFTEALSLAKQRFPDFQPSYVMLPEHQRDMYHLSGSGDHIFYDQYSYSLSINPWTGEIASATSPETMTGMQTLMHIADPLHYGTLAGIWTKLIWFFFGLVLSGMSITGFMMWGLRHVRAFKQAETKDLAADMIGEAR
- a CDS encoding IS3-like element ISSpu6 family transposase (programmed frameshift) — protein: MARYSPERKEAILKKLLPPHNLTVAEVAREEGIAVQTLYHWRDIARKEGRPVPGKTLTADDWSAEAKLAVIIETAPLSEAEINQYCREKGLFREQVQQWKQDCLAGFQTSEVQTKTIKQQAKADKAEIKSLQRELRYKEKALAEAAALLVLRKKPQCALGGRQRGELTPLPERIALIALIQEAYTNGARLYKACAETGLSKRTYRRWYREGQVQADLRPTAARPEPANKLEEHERQQILSVCNQAEYASLPPSQIVPTLLDNGIYIASESSFYRVLNAHGQLNHRGRTQAAVNRSKPLSYRADGPNQVWSWDITYLASIVKGQFYYLYLFEDIYSRKIVGYEVHEQESGEYAAALIQRCLLREQCFNTPLVLHSDNGAPMKSLTMKAKLEELGITASLSRPRVSNDNPFSESLFKTLKYRPQWPASGFSCLATAREWVEKFVTWYNDEHKHSQLNFVSPGQRHALQDGAILAKRKKVLEAAKERKPMRWSTEIRNCEAVGAVTLNPDKAPEEGVINAA
- a CDS encoding WYL domain-containing protein, whose translation is MTTTKELDPVLAERYRFIDFLLLFKGQLTRAELVKRFSIGEATASRTIASFLEKYPEETEYLGPRYGYRANPFYQHKYEHNAVTGLQYTAYGTLTQILDVQRYGIVINKFAKQLDVANVAPVCRAIVNNASLHIQYASTTSGIKDRVVTPHSIFEAGGFWYFRAYDKSAYEFRTFKLSRVIKVFQLHPDSSNDYSKARDDSWNRQRMVELMAHPRNPIPDAQLSDIGIKDGEHRSILVSEALIGFVLNDMRVDCSTSHKLNFIEYPLALKNRTELLSVESMQFAPGFTSSTDNRSRL